In Sphingobacteriaceae bacterium, the following proteins share a genomic window:
- a CDS encoding VOC family protein: MSKVAIYLNFQGNTEEAFNFYKTVFGTEFSAPIGRIRDIPADPNGPKFSEADLNSVMHVALPIVGGTEIMGTDMLESMGHKLVVGNNVTISLQLDTKQEADKYYAALAEGGSDKAPMRDEFWGYWGCCLDKFGVRWMFNVMK, encoded by the coding sequence ATGAGCAAAGTAGCTATCTACCTTAATTTTCAAGGCAACACAGAGGAAGCCTTTAATTTTTACAAAACTGTGTTTGGAACAGAATTCTCTGCTCCTATCGGACGGATTCGTGATATTCCGGCCGATCCCAATGGCCCGAAATTTTCTGAAGCTGATCTTAATTCGGTAATGCACGTCGCGCTTCCCATTGTTGGCGGAACCGAGATCATGGGGACTGACATGCTGGAATCTATGGGACATAAATTGGTAGTAGGTAATAACGTTACCATCAGTCTTCAATTGGACACCAAACAAGAAGCGGATAAGTATTATGCAGCGCTTGCTGAAGGTGGTTCAGACAAGGCTCCCATGAGAGATGAGTTTTGGGGCTACTGGGGCTGCTGCCTCGATAAATTTGGTGTCCGCTGGATGTTTAATGTTATGAAATAG
- a CDS encoding energy transducer TonB, translating into MKYFTLLVLCILTFSLGAQNPFGPKPEPVRATPEIIHDDLEEMPLFPGGTVAMQKYLDEHIVRPKVMREVCSGTRIIAGFVVEKDGSLSQISIVKSVNGCPDFDFEVLRVIKNMPKWEPGKYNGRWVRCYYRMPVYID; encoded by the coding sequence ATGAAATATTTTACCCTCCTAGTCCTTTGTATTCTCACTTTTTCATTAGGTGCCCAAAACCCTTTTGGTCCCAAGCCTGAACCGGTAAGGGCTACACCTGAGATCATTCACGACGACCTTGAAGAAATGCCCCTATTTCCGGGTGGTACAGTGGCTATGCAGAAGTATCTGGATGAGCATATTGTGCGCCCAAAAGTAATGCGGGAAGTTTGTAGCGGAACCAGAATTATAGCAGGTTTTGTTGTTGAAAAAGACGGGAGTTTAAGCCAAATAAGCATCGTAAAAAGTGTGAACGGTTGTCCTGATTTTGATTTCGAAGTACTCAGAGTGATTAAAAATATGCCCAAATGGGAACCGGGAAAATATAATGGGCGCTGGGTAAGGTGCTATTACAGAATGCCTGTTTATATTGATTAG
- a CDS encoding molecular chaperone DnaJ has protein sequence MKKIVEYRKLMGADKDIKLNDLKSLYRNFMKEYHPDKFQEDNEEKAAAEEKSKQIIEAYHTLVSISKETAEANLEAYTKTISTCGITDMEYKGKRLRVEFADGSAYEYIGVPENTYIKLINADSQARFVRRHISASFLYRQVSKTAMEV, from the coding sequence ATGAAAAAAATTGTTGAATACAGAAAATTAATGGGTGCCGATAAAGACATCAAATTAAACGATCTTAAATCTTTATACCGCAATTTTATGAAAGAGTATCATCCTGATAAATTCCAGGAGGATAATGAGGAGAAAGCTGCCGCAGAAGAAAAAAGCAAACAGATCATTGAAGCGTATCATACTTTAGTGAGCATTTCAAAGGAAACAGCTGAAGCTAATCTTGAAGCCTATACAAAAACCATCAGTACGTGCGGAATAACAGACATGGAATATAAAGGCAAGCGTCTCAGAGTTGAGTTTGCTGATGGCAGTGCTTACGAATACATTGGCGTTCCGGAAAACACTTACATCAAACTTATTAATGCCGATTCACAGGCGCGTTTTGTTCGCAGGCATATCTCAGCTTCTTTTCTTTACAGACAAGTAAGCAAAACAGCAATGGAAGTTTAA
- a CDS encoding amino acid permease → MLQRRLGLVQATAINMIDMVGIGPFITLPMVIGMMNGPYFLYAWIAGALLSFVDAMVWSELGAAFPKAGGSYNFLKEAYGSQGAGKMMSFLFVWQTMIQAPLVIASAAIGFASYLSYLLPLGYYESKAVSGSVVILIIILLYRKIEAIGKISTFLWGGVILTLLWIIGGGIAHGNFFGPVQQINNDLTINYAFIAAMGYAGVKTVYSYLGYYNVCHLGGEITNPAKNIPRSMFLSITGISLFYLAMNVSVTSVIPWQEAKESEHVISLFMQRLMGDTAAIVVTCLVLWVAFASVFSATLGYSRIPYAAAADGAFFKVFAKLHPTRQFPHVSLLVLGAIAFVFSILFRLSDVINAILAMRILIQFIGQAVGLLLLRRTRAKESFPYKMPLFPIPVYLAILMWIGILASTGSKMVLTGLLVIILGLTVYLIKANRLKEWPFKQEENKLLD, encoded by the coding sequence ATGCTTCAACGACGTCTTGGATTAGTGCAAGCCACGGCTATCAATATGATAGACATGGTTGGAATAGGACCTTTTATAACTCTGCCAATGGTAATAGGCATGATGAATGGTCCTTACTTTTTGTATGCCTGGATTGCCGGCGCGCTATTGTCTTTTGTAGATGCAATGGTTTGGAGTGAATTGGGGGCTGCTTTTCCCAAAGCCGGGGGGTCCTATAATTTTTTGAAAGAAGCTTACGGTTCTCAAGGTGCCGGAAAGATGATGAGTTTTTTGTTTGTCTGGCAAACAATGATTCAGGCACCACTGGTAATTGCCTCTGCTGCGATTGGATTTGCATCCTATCTTTCTTACCTTTTGCCCCTCGGTTATTACGAATCAAAAGCAGTAAGCGGAAGTGTCGTTATTTTAATAATAATTCTTCTTTACCGGAAAATTGAAGCTATCGGTAAAATAAGTACTTTCCTGTGGGGAGGGGTTATCCTCACCCTTTTATGGATTATTGGCGGCGGGATAGCTCATGGCAATTTTTTTGGACCTGTTCAGCAAATTAATAACGATCTCACCATAAATTACGCCTTTATAGCAGCTATGGGTTATGCTGGTGTAAAAACGGTTTATAGTTACCTCGGCTATTATAACGTATGTCACCTTGGCGGAGAAATTACCAATCCTGCTAAGAACATTCCCCGCAGTATGTTTTTATCTATCACAGGTATTTCACTATTTTATCTTGCAATGAATGTAAGTGTCACAAGCGTTATACCCTGGCAGGAGGCGAAAGAAAGTGAACATGTTATAAGTCTTTTCATGCAGCGGCTTATGGGAGATACCGCGGCTATAGTTGTGACGTGTCTTGTTTTATGGGTTGCTTTTGCGTCTGTTTTTTCGGCTACTCTGGGTTATAGTCGTATCCCTTATGCTGCAGCTGCCGATGGTGCATTTTTTAAAGTATTTGCGAAATTGCACCCTACGCGCCAGTTTCCTCATGTTTCTCTTTTGGTTTTGGGAGCAATTGCATTTGTATTTAGCATACTTTTCAGATTAAGCGATGTGATTAATGCCATACTTGCTATGCGAATTTTAATTCAGTTTATCGGCCAGGCAGTTGGTTTACTCCTCTTGCGAAGAACAAGGGCTAAAGAGTCGTTTCCTTATAAAATGCCATTATTTCCAATTCCTGTATACCTGGCTATTCTGATGTGGATTGGTATTCTTGCATCTACAGGTTCTAAAATGGTTCTAACGGGTCTTTTAGTCATAATTTTAGGATTGACCGTCTATTTAATAAAAGCGAACAGGTTAAAAGAGTGGCCATTTAAGCAGGAAGAAAATAAACTACTGGATTAG